AAAGGCGCGGGCTACCGCGACCCTTGAATTCTACAGTACATAGAAGAAGCCCCCGGCCCGGCCGCGGCGCAGGCAGCCTCCATCCGGACCGCCTGCGCGGCTACTGGGCGTAGCGCCGCACGAAGAGTGCCGGCGAAGCGAGGTAGAACACCACCACGGCGACGGCGAAGAGGACTCCGGCCAACGTGGCGCCGGCCCCCGCGCCCGCTGTGAACAGGCCTGCCAGGCCCACCACCAGGGTGCAACCGGTCACCAGCAGGGACACCTGGACATGGCTCAGTCCGGCGTCGGTCAGCCGCTGGTACACATGCTGGCGGTGCGCCGTGTACCACCGCTCTCCCCTGCGCACCCGGCGCAGGAGCGTTGAAAACGTGTCCGCCAGGTACACCAGGAGCGGGAACAGCAGGTACTCCACGTAAACGCCGGCAAGAAAAGCAGCCACAGCGGTACCCGCAACGGAAGCGCCCAGCAGATAGCTTCCGACGTCCCCCAGGAACACCTGTCCCCTGCCGAGGTTCCACGGCAGGAAAGCGGCAAACGCAGCAGCCGTGACGGCACCGGCAACAGTCAGCCAGACATGGTCCGACAGCACGCCGCTGATGGAATAAAGCACTCCCACCACCAGTCCGTGCAGGCCGGAAATGCCGTTGATGCCGTCCATGAAGTTGGCCACGTTGATGTAGGCCGCAATGGCCACCCCGCCCACCGGCACCCACCACCAGCTCTGCTCCATGGTCCAAGCCAATGCAGCGGTGCCCGCCAGCCCGATAACCAGCTGGCTGCCGGCACGAGTCCGGACGGATACACCGCGCCAGTCTTCAATCCAGCCAAGCAGCGAGGCCAGGCCGATGACCGCAATGAGGATGGCGACAATGGACCGGTCAACGGACACGAGTCCGGTAGCCAGGGACAGCACCAGCCCCGCCAGGACACCGG
This Arthrobacter sp. zg-Y20 DNA region includes the following protein-coding sequences:
- a CDS encoding glycosyltransferase family 4 protein, whose product is MLLAVCTAAAFLISLLLPFVFIPLLRRLGVLDVPNERSSHTTVVIRGVGLTVAAGVLAGLVLSLATGLVSVDRSIVAILIAVIGLASLLGWIEDWRGVSVRTRAGSQLVIGLAGTAALAWTMEQSWWWVPVGGVAIAAYINVANFMDGINGISGLHGLVVGVLYSISGVLSDHVWLTVAGAVTAAAFAAFLPWNLGRGQVFLGDVGSYLLGASVAGTAVAAFLAGVYVEYLLFPLLVYLADTFSTLLRRVRRGERWYTAHRQHVYQRLTDAGLSHVQVSLLVTGCTLVVGLAGLFTAGAGAGATLAGVLFAVAVVVFYLASPALFVRRYAQ